In the genome of Deinococcus radiopugnans ATCC 19172, the window GCCCTCGCGCAGCAGGTATTCGCGGGCAATGTCGCTGTAGGTCAGGTTGATGTCGCTGGTGTGGTCCACGATCTTGCGGTTGGTTTCTTCCGGCACACGCTGATCGAAGCAGCGGTTGCCCGCCTCCATGTGGAAAATGGGCACCTTGCGCCGCTTGGCGGGAATGGCCGACAGACAACTGTTGGTGTCGCCCAGGATGAGTACCGCGTCCGGCTGCTCCTGCGCCAGTACCGCGTCCACCTTGATGAGGATATGCCCGATGGTTTCGGCAGCGGTGCCCGTGGCCGCATCCAGAAAATGATCGGGCTTTCGGACGCCTAGATCAGAGAAGAAAATTTCGTTCAGCTCGTAATCGTAATTCTGGCCGGTATGTACGATGACGTGGTCGGTGTACTCATCCAATTTCGCCAGTACCCGTGACAGCCGAATGATTTCCGGGCGGGTACCCACGACGCTCATGATCTTCAGTTTCTTTGGCGTCAGTTCTTCCTGACTCATACACGCTCCACGGGTTCAGCCACCGTGTCGGGCTGGGCCGGGTCAAACAGTTCGTGCGTCCAGAACAGCGTGGTGAGCGTGCCGTCGCCAATATTGGTGATGTTGTGCGTGTGCAGCGTGGGAATATCCACGTAACTGGGGCGTTCGCCCGATACCCGGAAGGTCTGGACCTCTTCGCCGAACAGATGGCGCAGCTTGATCTCGGCCTCGCCGCCCGTGACCAGAAACCGCTCGACTTTGCGGGTGTGATAATGGTTGCCGCGCGTAATGCCCGTATGGGTGGTGGACATGAAGCTCTGCCCGCCGTTGGGACTCTTGACCGCCTCGAACAGGCTGCCGCGCGGGTCGGTATGCAGGGTCAGCGCCACCGGGTAATGCTTTGGATACAGGTAAGAGCGGTAGGTGTTGAACAGGTCACGCCGGATGTCCTCGCGCAAGTCGGGGATGATGTGCTCGGCGTATAGATTGTGCATGCTGCCTAGGGCGTCCAGCAGGCCATACACAGTCATGTTGTGGCCCTGAACGCGCACGTCGCCCAACGTGCCGTCCCGTATCAGCGCTTCAAAACGCCTCGCCACTTCCTGCGCGTGAATCTGCTCGATGGGGGCGTCATTGTGAGGCGTGGGCTTCTCGGCGCTGGCCAGCTGGTGACAGAAAGTGGAGACCACTGAGTTGTAGAAGGGTTTTCCGCCTTCGCCAAACACGCCAGGCAGGATGACGTTGGTGAATCGGCCACCGTTGCGCTGCGCCCAGTCGGAAAGCAGAGCCGCCGCCTCGCGCTTGGAGGTGCCGTAGGCGGTGTCGCGCTCGATGTGGGTGGATGAGGAGAACAGGATGTGCGCCTTGCTGTGACGTGCTTCCAGTGCCTCGATTAGTTGCCGGGTCAGGTCCAGGTTGGTCTGCGCCACCACATCGTCCTCGCCCCGGTTCATCCCCGCGAGATGAATCACGGCATCACAGCCATCCACAAAGTCGGCAAGCCTCCCCGAAGCGAAGGTCTGGCGATCTGCGGTGGGGACTTCCAGATCTTCCAAGCCACGAAAATAGGCGCGGACATGGGTTCCCAGCATGCCACCTGCGCCGGTAAGGCCTACCTTCATCTGGCCTGCCACGCGGCCAGTTCGCGTTGCACGTCCGGCAGGGCCAGCAGAAGTTCCTCGACTTCTGGCACGGTCAGGCGTTGGGTGTTGTGCGAGGTGTAATCGTTTAGGGTGGATTCTTCCGGGCTGCCCTCGGTGAAGTACTTTGCATAGTTCAGATCGCGATCATCCATGCGGACACGCATGTACTCGCTCATGTCCTCGGACTTGGCGATCTCTCCCGCCGTCGCCAGCGTCTCGAACAGTTTCTCGGCGTGACGTGTACCGATGATCTGAATGGGCACGTCTGACTTGAAGAGGTGCTTGAGAGCCTGGGCCAGATCCTCCACGGTACATGCTGGGGCCTTGCGAACGAAGATATCGCCCTGCTCAGCGTTCTCGAAGGCGAACAGCACTAGATCGATGGCGCTTCGTAGAGAAAGCAGGAAGCGGGTCATGTCCGGATCGGTGACTGTAAGTGGCTTACCCTGCTTGATCTGGTCAATGAACAGCGGAATGACAGAGCCCCGCGAGTACATCACGTTGCCATAACGCACGCTGGAAATCATGGTGTTGCCCTCGTGCAGTCGCCGCGCTGCGGCTGTCGCCACTTTCTCCATCATGCCCTTGCTCATGCCCATGGCGTTGACTGGGAACACAGCCTTATCGGTGCTGAGGCACACCAGCGACTTAATTTTGTGGGCAATAGCCGATTCCACCACGTTGTGGCTGCCCACGATGTTGGTTAGGACTGCCTGCATGGGGAAGAACTCACAGGACGGCACCTGTTTCAGCGCTGCTGCATGAAAGGCCATATCCACGCCTTCCATCGCCGCGTCCACGCTGGCGCGGTCCCGCACATCCCCAATGTAGAATTTGACCTTGGGGTTGTTCAGGCGAACGCGCATCTGTTCCTGTTTCAGTTCATCACGGCTGAATATACGGATTTCACGAACTTCGGTGTCCTTGATGAGTTGGACGAGTTCATTGCCAAATGACCCAGTGCCACCTGTAATTAGGATAGTTTTGTCTCGCATTTCTACTCTCATAAAATCTCCCTATATCTCGAATAGCTCTATGTGCTTGCGGATAATTTCCTCGTAGTCGACTTTATTATTCGCATATCTCCAACTTCTTTCCGAAAGCTTCGTTTTTTCTTTTAAGCTCATGCTGTTTATCTGCGCCAGCGTTTTTACGTATTGATTTTCATCTACTAAAGGAATAGTCCATCCTGCGCCATATTTTTCTAAATCATCCCATGGAGTCATATCACTTGTCAGTACGGGACACCCACTTGCCAATGCCTCATAAATCACATGTCCGAAATTCTCTCCCAGAGTTGGGAAGAAAAAGACGTCATACTGTTTAAAAACTGATTGCGTTTTATCAGGCTTCACTGCACCTCTATAAAAGACCTTATCTTGAAGATCATGTTTATCTATGTAGGCGACACAACTTTCCCAATATTTTTGATCTTCGATAGGTCCGTATATGTCAAAAGTAAATCTATGGTCCAACATAGTTAGAATCTTCAGAGCATACAAGATGTTCTTTTTTGGAGAAATTCTGGATATAAAAACAATGTTTAGAACATCGTTCCCGATTTTAGTATTTGGAAGATGTGGCATTGTTGGATCCGGTATATCACTAGCGATCCTAATATGCGTATCCGGACCAAGAGTCTTCTCAATATGTAATTTTTCCATCTCGTTTGAAGCATGAAAAACAATTTTCAGATTATTGAAAATAATCTTAAACACTTTGATATATATATACTTCTTAAAACGGGACTGTTCTAATGCGCCGGGGGAAAACTCCCCTCTCGGGGCTAACAATAGCTTGCTCCTCCTTGTTCCAATTAGCGAGCATGCGATTAA includes:
- a CDS encoding NAD-dependent epimerase/dehydratase family protein, which produces MKVGLTGAGGMLGTHVRAYFRGLEDLEVPTADRQTFASGRLADFVDGCDAVIHLAGMNRGEDDVVAQTNLDLTRQLIEALEARHSKAHILFSSSTHIERDTAYGTSKREAAALLSDWAQRNGGRFTNVILPGVFGEGGKPFYNSVVSTFCHQLASAEKPTPHNDAPIEQIHAQEVARRFEALIRDGTLGDVRVQGHNMTVYGLLDALGSMHNLYAEHIIPDLREDIRRDLFNTYRSYLYPKHYPVALTLHTDPRGSLFEAVKSPNGGQSFMSTTHTGITRGNHYHTRKVERFLVTGGEAEIKLRHLFGEEVQTFRVSGERPSYVDIPTLHTHNITNIGDGTLTTLFWTHELFDPAQPDTVAEPVERV
- a CDS encoding glycosyltransferase: MNVKKKAILIIVDHYLPGFKSGGPVKSIANILNGLLDREQIDVLTKDRDLGDENPYNNIESNSWNKLNNYKVYYMSSDNVGILNIYKFLRRNPYRLIYLNSFFSLLTINVLIACSLIGTRRSKLLLAPRGEFSPGALEQSRFKKYIYIKVFKIIFNNLKIVFHASNEMEKLHIEKTLGPDTHIRIASDIPDPTMPHLPNTKIGNDVLNIVFISRISPKKNILYALKILTMLDHRFTFDIYGPIEDQKYWESCVAYIDKHDLQDKVFYRGAVKPDKTQSVFKQYDVFFFPTLGENFGHVIYEALASGCPVLTSDMTPWDDLEKYGAGWTIPLVDENQYVKTLAQINSMSLKEKTKLSERSWRYANNKVDYEEIIRKHIELFEI
- a CDS encoding polysaccharide biosynthesis protein, with translation MRDKTILITGGTGSFGNELVQLIKDTEVREIRIFSRDELKQEQMRVRLNNPKVKFYIGDVRDRASVDAAMEGVDMAFHAAALKQVPSCEFFPMQAVLTNIVGSHNVVESAIAHKIKSLVCLSTDKAVFPVNAMGMSKGMMEKVATAAARRLHEGNTMISSVRYGNVMYSRGSVIPLFIDQIKQGKPLTVTDPDMTRFLLSLRSAIDLVLFAFENAEQGDIFVRKAPACTVEDLAQALKHLFKSDVPIQIIGTRHAEKLFETLATAGEIAKSEDMSEYMRVRMDDRDLNYAKYFTEGSPEESTLNDYTSHNTQRLTVPEVEELLLALPDVQRELAAWQAR